GTGCCTTCCAGGAGGCGCGTCCCGTCGAGGTGCCGCAGGCCGGCGGTGTGCGGGTCTATCTGCCCCTGCTGGACGGTGGCGACCAGGTGGGCGTCCTGGCCGTCACCCTGGACCGCCTCCAGGACGACGACCGACGGCTGCTGCGCAGGCTCGCCTCGCTCGTGGCCGACATGCTGGTGACCAAGCACGGTTACACCGATCTGTTCTTCCGGCTGCGCCGCAGGGAGCCGATGAGTGTGGCGGCGGAGATCCAGTGGTCGCTGCTGCCACCGCTGGCGATGTCCACGCCCCGGGTCGAGCTGGCCGGGATGCTGGAACCCGCCTACGACGTGGCCGGCGACAGCTTCGACTACGCCCTCAACGGCGATGTCCTGCATGTGGCCATGGTCGACGCGATGGGCCACGGACTGGATGCCGCCACGATGGCCACGGTGGTCATCGGAGCCTACCGGCATGCCCGGCGCATCAGCGTCGGCCTGTCGGAGATCTATACGTTCATGGACCGGGCCGTCGCCGAGCAGTTCGGCCCCGACCACTTCGTGACCGCTCAGATGATGCGGCTCAACACGGCAACGGGCAGGCTTCAGTGGGTCAACGCCGGACATCCCGCTCCTCTGTTGATCCGTGGACACCGTGTCGTACGACGGCTGCAGGGCCCGACGACGCTGCCCGTCGGCTTCGGCGGTCACGAGCCCCGGATCAGTGAAGTGGCTCTCATCCCCGGCGACCGGATCCTGTGCTTCACCGACGGACTGATAGAGGAGCGCGATGTCGGCGGTGAGGAATTCAGTGAGGAGCAGCTCATCGGGTGGGTGAACCGCCTTGAGCCCACGGCCCAGCAGATCCGGACGGTGGCGCGCTCCCTCTCCCACACGCTGCAACGGGCGCGGGGCGGGATCACGACGGACGATGCGACGCTCCTGCTGATCGAATGGCGCGGGAGCGCCACCGACGACCTCGCCTTCCTGGAGTGAGCCGGCAGCGCACCACCATGGACATGGCCGACGGCACACTACGTTCCTCTCCCGCCGCTGTTTGCGAAAGTCCTACCGGCGGGGGCGGCTCCGCGATCCCCCCTTGGAGCGGGTTGACTTCCCCGTGCGTGGCGAGAACCGCCACCGCCGGGTACGGCCGGAGGTCAGGGTCTCCATGCGATCATCGTGGCTCGCGGTGAACAGCTGAATCACGATCACACCGAAGACGATCACCGCGAACAGCACACTCACCGTCACGAAGGTGCCCATATCTCCCGCACTCCTACTGCCGTGGTGGGCCCGTGACCGGTGACCGGTCCGTCAGGAGTGCGTGAGGCGGGGTGGGGGGGCGTCGTGTCCGCCTTCGGAGTCCCAGACCGCCTCCCGGAGCGAGTCCGAGTCGGCCGCTGCCTCTGCCGCGGCCCGGAAACGTTCGGCCTCATGGATCAGGCCGGTCGCCGTGAGGCTCCGCGACGGGTCGGTGGCCGTGGCCATGAGCCGGGCTGCGGTGGCAGGGGCTGTCTCCGGTGGGATCACCAGCAGGTCCCAGCGGCCGAAGGTGTGGGACAGCAGCAACAGCTTGTGCGGGTCCTGCCCGGCGTTGGACCAGCCGACGCGCACCATGTGGCCGTGCGCGGGCACTTCACCCGGGATGACCGGCCACAACGTGCGACTCACCGCTATCCGGGTGATCCGCCCCCACAGCGGGTCGAGACATTCGACGAGCGCCGGGAGCTCCTCCGTCAGGTTGCGCGAACGGGGCCACCAGGCACCGTCGATCAGGGCCGGAGGGGCGCCGGCCCGCGCCAGCGTGAGTCGGAGCGGTGACGAAGAAGGGGCCCGGTCTCCGACTGCGGGTGTGAACGGAATGGTCGCGGTCATGACGCGGACCCAACCCCGGGCCGGTCACGGCCGGCCCGGTTGCCATCAATCGCCGAGAACGACCCGGCGTGGAAGCCGGTGTACGAGATGCTCTCGGTAATCACCAGGATACTCCTCGCCCGCGCCCGGCGGACCGATGCGGAGCGAGGGGTTGAACGGAACACGAGGAAAACCTCCCGCGCAATACAGCCAAGGAGTGCCGGCCAGGGCATGCGAGCCGTCGGGCGTGAGACCGGTCCGGTAGCCGGCGTACGGCGTGCCCCGGCGCCCTCAGCCCACTTCCCGCCGGTATCGACAGCCGCTTCACCGAATGCGGCGGCGTCTCCACAACCGCCCCGGCGTGTGCGGAGTACCGTGGACAGCACCGAGGGCATTTCGCGCACCGGCTTCCACGCCGGGTCGTCCTCGGCGAGAGACGAAACCCGGGGCGCCGCCAAGGCGGCCCGGAGACGGGTCCGCATCATGCCGGCGACCTTGCACCAACCCCTGCCACAGCACGAGCCCGTCGCAGCCCCGGCCGCGCGTCTCGCGATGAAGACCGACGGCCCGTCGCGCGGCCTCCTGGACGGTGCCTGGTGGCCCCGCTCCCGGGACCTGCTGAGCGAGCTGCCCGCACTGACCGATGTGCTGGACCCTCTGTGGGGCCGCATCACCCGCATCGCCGTCAACCCGAAGTACTGGCCGGTCATCCCGCACGAGATCCCCGTGGGCGGTCATGTCGTCAAGGTCGGATGGTTCACCCCGGAGATCGACCCGCACAAGCTGCTGCTGCTCTCCTACGGCACCGGCCGCTGGGACCTGCTGGTCATCCCGCCCGAGACCGAGACGGAGTCGGCGGCCCGCCTGATGGCGGCCGCGTCCGACTACGACGGCCCACCGCTGACCGCAAGCGCTCTCATCGCCGCGGACGAGACCCGGCACGCCATCTCCGCCGCCGACCGGCCACTCGAACCCGACGAGGCAGGGAAGCACGAGGAGGACGGCCCCGCCTCAGCGGCCGTTCCGGCAGGGACGGATCGTGCCAGTCGCCTGGTCATCGGCATGTGAGACGGCCGCCCCGACCGGTGCCTTCCCGGGTTTCGGCCCTGCCTCGCGGACGGGCGCAGGCACATGCAGGGGTCTCGACCGGCGGATCCCCGCCCCCGTGGTCCTCGTCCCGAGGAGCAGTACATGCAAGCCCTGATCGTTCTCATCGTCGTGATCGGTCTTCTGGCCGTCCTGGCCCTCGCCCTGTCCGTGAAGGTCGTCAAGCAGTACGAGAAGGGAGTGCTGTTCCGCTTCGGCCGACTCGTCGGAACACGCTCCCCGGGGCTGCGGTTCATCATCCCGTTCGTCGACGCCCTGCACCGGGTGTCGCTGCGGGTCGTCACCATGCCGATCCAGTCCCAGGGCATCATCACCCGGGACAACGTGAGCGTGGACGTGTCGGCGGTCGCCTACTTCCGGGTCGTCGACGCCGTGAAGTCGGTCGTCGCCGTGGAGAACGTCAACGCGGCGATCAACCAGATCGCCCAGACCACCCTGCGGAAGGTCGTCGGCCGGCACACGCTCGACGAGACGCTGTCGGAGACGGACCGTATCAACCTGGACATCCGCCAGATCCTCGACGTCACCACCGTCGACTGGGGTGTGCAGGTCACGCTGGTCGAGCTCAAGGACATCCAGCTGCCCGACACCATGAAGCGCGCCATGGCCCGCCAGGCCGAGGCCGAGCGGGAGAAGCGAGCGAAGATCATCAACGCGGAGGGCGAGTCCCTGGCCGCAGCCGCGCTCGGCGACGCCTCGGACACCATGATGGCCCACCCCCTGGCGCTTCAACTGCGCAATCTCCAGAGCCTGGTGGAGATCGGTGTCGACCAGAACACCACCGTCGTCTTCCCGGCCCCCCTCATGAGCACGATCGGCGAGCTCGGCTCCTTCCTCGCCCGGGAAACCGCTGCCGCCGCACCCGCCGCGGCAGCGCCACCGGCCGGCACCGGCCGCACCGACACGTCCCTCAGCCCGGCAGACAGCGCGTCCGGCACCGCGGCGTGAAGTTGGCTACGGCCCGAGCGATCCGTGGCACCAGGGAGGATTCGTGACCGTCGCCTGTCGCGCGCATCCTCCGGGCACCGGCTGATGATGGGGGTACGGCCGAACACGCGGAGCTGATCATGACGGGTTGGCGGGTCAGGGACTACACCCAGGACGATCTCGAAGCGGTGATCCGTGTCGACATGCAGAGCGGCACGACCGAGGAGCCGCCGCTCTTCCCGCTCTCGGACGCCGTGACGGCCCTCCAGACCCGCCACCCGGCCGTGGTGGCCACGGCCGACGACGTGCTGATCGGCGCCGCGGTGAGCAGGGTGGAGGGCGAACGGGCATGGATCCTGCGCATCTGCATGGCGCCCGGCTGGCGGCAGCGCGGGCTGGGGAGTGCCCTGATCACCGCCCTTGAGCAACGGCTCTTCGCCGCCGGCGTCCGCGCGGTGCACGCCGTCCTGCCCGAGGGCGAGACCGGTGCCACCGCCCTGCGCAATTGCGACTTCGGCGCCCGCCCCGGGCTGGTCTTCTTCGAGAAACGCGGTCCGGTGACCCCGCAGTCGGCCGGCACGCTGTCCTCGCTCGGAGCGGAGCTGCCGCCAGGGGGGCTGTGGCAGAAGGTCGCGGGCATGCAACGGGAGAAGCAGCTCATCGAGCGGCGCCTGGTCCTGCCGCTGGCCCATCCCGAACTGGCCGCCCAGCACGGAGTGGAACTGCCACGGGCGGTGATGCTGTTCGGCCCGCCCGGGACCGGCAAGAGCACGTTCGCGCACGCGATCGCCAGCCGCCTGGGATGGCCCTTCCTCGAACTGTTCCCCGCCCGTCTGGCCGCCGAGTACGGCCTGGCGACCGGGCTGAACCGGCGCTTCGACGAGATCGCCCGGCTCGACCACGTCCTTGTCTTCATCGACGAGGTCGAGGAGGTCGCCGGCGAACGCGGCGGCGCGGACGCCACTGCTGTCGGCGTCGTCAACGAACTGCTCAAGGCGATCGTCCGGTTCCGAAGCCAGGACGGACGGCTGCTCGTCTGCGCCACGAACAACGTGACCACGCTCGACTCCGCGTTCCTGCGGCACGGCCGCTTCGACTACGTGCTGCCGATCGGCCCTCCCGACCACACCGCCAGGACCGCGCTGTGGGAGAGCTACCTTGCCCGAGCGGGCGCGCGGGCCGACAGCGCGGTACTCGCGTCCGCCAGCGAGGGGTTCACCCCCGCCGACATCGCCCACGCGGCGCGCACCGTCTCCCAGGCCCAGTTCGAGCGCACCTTCGACACGGGAACCCGGACCACCCCCAGCACCGACGACTACCTGGACACGATCCGCGACACCAAGCCCACGGTCAGCGCTGCCATGGCCCAGGACTTCGCCCAGCAGACGGAGGAGTTCGCCCGCATCTAGCGTCCAGGCCGATGGGGAGTCGATCTGCGACGGACGTGTCAGGCCGGCGCAGGTGGCGTGTCGCTGCCCGTATCGATGAGGATCTGCCTGGCCTCGGTGACGTTGTCGGCCCGTACGGCCCTGGCCATCGCGGCGCGTGCCGCATCGGGCGACGTGTCCGGAGGGACCAGCAACAGAGAGAAAAGGTCCCCTTCGCCTCGGGTGATGAGGACGGTGTCGTCACCGACCGGGAAGGAGTCGATGTGCACGACCCGGTCGTCGACCACCACCCGGGTCGGCAGTCCGTCCCAGGCACTGCCGTCCAGACCGACCCGGGTGACAGGTCCGAGGTGCTCGGTCAACGCGGAGATCAGCGAGGGCAGCTCCGCACCGATGTCCCGGGACCGCGGCCACCATGCGCCGTCCAGGATTCCCTCGCGTGCGTGTGTCGTCTCCAGCCGCAGCAGGGCCGTCCCGGGGTGCACCGACCGGTGGACGGCGTCCGGCAGGAGCCTGGGGAAGTCGGGGGTGTCTGAGTCGGCCATGGTGTCCGCCCGTCCGTAGAGAGCAGTGCGACCGCAGGGCGTGCGACCACGATACGGCCCTGCCACCTCACCGTACTCCGCACGACGCTCGCGCGAGCGCCTCGCCGCAGGGCGCGGTTGCGGAAACACGCAACGGCTCCGGCGTATACCCGCCGGAGCCGCCCTTCCGGGTCACTGCACGTGAGCGTGCGCCGACCCGCTTTCCAGGTTACGTCAAAGGGATTAATCCGCCATAAGCAATCCTCGCGAGGGTTCACTTCGGTCCGAGAAGCCGACGCGGCGGTTCAGCCACGCCCTTCCTCTTCCGTCTCCATCTGCCGGATCCCCTGGTGCGTCAGCGTGATCATCGCGGGCGTGTTGCCCCTCTCCCAGTCCACGACGACCCAGCCTTCGGCAGCCAGGTACATACAAGCAGCGGCCATGTCCTGCTCAGGGATACCGAGCTCGGTGCGGAGCTTCGCCCCGTCGATGCCCAGGAGGCGATTGCCCTCGGCGGCCTGGTACAGAGCCTGCATGATCCTCTCGCGGTACGTCTTCCGGTCTCGCAGTATCGCCATGACGCGCCTTCCTCTACTGCCCACGGTCGGGCCGAAGTCGATGTCCTCCGCAGTCGCCGTCGCGGTGGGGCGCGTCGGAACGGTCGCGTCCACCGCCGGCCGACCGTGCCTCCGGGGCCGGCGCCCGATCCCCGGCAGAGCATCGCTGTAGTGGAAGGCAGCGATCCGTTCGGCGTGCTGGCCGTTGAGCCGGTGGATCAGAACGACTCCGACGGCGATCAGGACGAGCAGCACGGCCACGGCGATGACGAGCATGGGATCTCACCTCCGCCGACCGGCGGGCGAAGGCCCTGCCGAGCCGATGGGCCGGGGTGGGAACGACGACGGCCGGCCTGCTCCGCCGTCGGTCTCCCACGCTTCTTCCCCGATCCGGGCGTCGATCCTGTCTGCCGCTTCCTCCCGTGCCGGGGCCTCGGTGCCGTCGCCCGTCATCAGCTGCGCGGCTGCCCCCGCACCGGTTTCCGGCGGAATCACCAGGACGTCTCGGCGACCGTCGGGTAGCGAGAGAGTCAATCTGTGCGGATCCTGGGCCTCGGTGGACCAGCCCACCTGCACGGTACGCCCGGCGACGGACACCCAGTGCGGGATGACGGGCCAGTAGGCCGGGTGCACGGTGACACCTGTGACGCGGCCCCAACGCTCGCCCAATGCGGCAGTCAGGGTGGGCAGCTCACGCGTGAGGGCACGGGAACGCGGCCACCAGATGCCGTCCAGCCCGCCCGGTGCGGGCGTCAGGGACAGCCGGGCCGGCTGGGGCGGCGCGCGCCTGCTCGATGTCGTACGGTCAATGGTCACGGGCATGGCGCGGACCTGTCCCCGGGCTCGGCTGCGGCCCGGCATTGTCGATCACCGGAAACGGCACCCGCAGCGGAGCCGGTGCGCGAAGAACTCCCGGTGTCTTCAACACTACTCCGCTCACCGGTCCGAAAAGCCCGGGATGACCAGGCAGTTTCCTGCCTTCAGGACCTGGTCGCCGGTGCCGATGCCGGTCAGAGCCAGTCCTTGCGCTTGAACGTCAGATACAGCAATGCGGACAGGAGCACGATGACGGCGGCGGAGGTGACGAATCCCGACTCGCGGCCGAAACCGGGATAGGGGAGGTTCTGGCCGTAGTAGCCGGTGATCGCGGTGGGTACGGCGATGATCGCGGCCCAGCTCGTCACCTTCTTCATGATCAGGTTCATGCGATTGGCCTGGACCGAGAGGTTCGTCTCCATGACCGAGGCCACCAGGTCCCGCAGCGATTCCGTCCACTCGGTGGCACGCAGCACGTGGTCGTAGACGTCCTGGTAGTACGGGGCGAGAGGGTCGTTGATCAGGTGCAGGCCGGGGCGCATGAGGGTGTTGACCACCTCACGCATCGGGAGCACGACGCGGCGCAGCTGGACGAGCGACTTACGCAGTGCGAAAACCCGGCGCTGCACGGCTTCGATCTCACGGCGTCCGGCCGCGAAGAGCAGGCCCTCCAGGTCCTCGATGCTGTCGTCCAACTGTTGGACCGCGGCGAAGTGCCCGTCCACGAGATGGTCGAGCAGACCGTGCAGCAGGAATCCGACGCCGTGGCCGGCCAGGTCCGGGCTCTCGTCCCAGCGGGCGACGACGTCCTCGATGTCGAGGCCGTCGTCCTTGCGGACGGTGATCATGGCCTGGCTGGTGAGGAATACGGCGATCTCGCTGTACGTCAGTTGCGCACCGTCCGGGCTGACGGTCACGGCATAGGCGCTGAGGAACTCGTGGGTGCGATAGCGGTCGAGTTTCGGCCGCTGTCCACGGTGAGCGGCATCCTCCAGAGCCAGTTCGTGGATGCCGAACTCCTGGCCGATCATGGTGAACTCGGCAGGCCCGGGCCGGTACAGGTCCAGCCACAGGACCGACGCCGGATCAGCCAGATGCGCGGCGACATCACTGGCGGGAAAGTCCTCCAGGACGAGAGTGCCGTCGTGATACAGCCGGGTGCGCGTCACCATGGCCCGAGGCTAGTGTCTTACACCCAAATCGTGCCGTTTTGCCTCAACTGCCAGTGCGGCAGGTTTGCCGCCGCGGACCGCCTGATCGAGGCTCCAGGCAGCGACCTGGACAACGGGCTCGGACGACTGCGCCACGCCATCCCCTCCCCTCGCCGACGAACCGCTGCACACCCTGTGCGACCGGCTGTCCGGCTGATTGCCACCCGGCAGCACCGACGGCGCTGCTCACGCCCCCACAGACAGCACCAGCACGCGGCACAAGCCGGGTGGTCCGGCCGTGTGGGTGTCGTCCTCGGCGCTCCGCCACCCCCACGACCTCAACGTCTCAGCCATCCCGGCGTCCCGGGCTTCCACCCATCTGACTCCGAGCGCGGCGCCGTGGTCGGCGAGCAGTCACCGCTGGAGGCGCCGGGCGAGGTTCCGGGCACGGCCTTGGTTCTCCCGACGCACGCGGGAGGGGACGACGATCCCGGAGACGACGAAGAGCCGCCCGGGGCGACGCGGCGGAGCAGGCTCTCCCGAACGTGTCCGTCGAAGCCCGCCCGCCAAGGACCGGCGCCGCCCACGGGAAAGCCGTAGGCGTATCCGGTCAGGACCGTGACCTCCGCGATCAGCAGCGAGAACCCGGGGCGTCGTGCGTCGGCCTCGAGGTGTCGCAGGAAGGCGGCACGCGCCTCGTTCCACGCCCAGGGGCCGCGCCGGAGACCTCCGCGTACAGGTCACCCAGCTCCTGCAGGTGGTCCTCGACCTGGCCTCGCGTCAGCGGGCGGAGGCGTTCTCCCTCGTGGGGCGAGGATCCCCGCTCCCGCACCGGTCCGCCCGGCCTGCGCGTGCGCGACCTGCCCGGTGCCGACCGGGGCACGGGGAGGTCCGAGGTCGTCGGGAGGAGCATGTGCGCGCTCATGGATCGAACCCTGCCCCGGGCGCGGACACCCGGCGTCGCCGATCACCGAGAGCGGCACCGGTGTCGGAGCCGGTGCGCGGCATGCCCTCGGTGTCTCCACCGTACTCCCGGCCGGTCCCGCCACGGTGGCACGGTGGCGGCCGACGACGGCGACAACCCACTCCGGGCGAGCGCCGGTCTTCCGCGAGGGGTCGGCCGTGGCACGCTCGCTCCCTTGCCCGGCATACCCTTGAAAAGGGGGCTACCGCGGCGACGCGCCGCAGCCCCGGGCCGTCGACGGGCGTCGGGCAGTGGCCTCAGCGGTGGTCGCACCCCCACCTGCCAGGAGGTCCGTATGACACACGAGCCCTTTCCGTCCGAAGGCCACGCCGAGGTCCGCATCGTGGCCGCGACGCCAGAGGTCGCCCGGCGCGTCGCCGAAGTGCTCCGGCGCTGCTTCGCCTCGACCGAGCAGCGCAGCTATCCCGTGGGCCCCGCAGGAGGGACCCGCCTCCACATCACCCTCGACACCGCTCAAGCGGCGGAGCCCGCACTGTCCTGGCTCACGACCAGCGCCTCGACAGAGCAGACACAGCCGCACGCCGACGAGGTGTGACCCGGATCCGAGCGGCCCGGGGATCCGCCGTCGCCTCCGTCCCCGCGCGGCCGTCGAACCGGAGAACGACAGCCATGACGAAACTCCGCGAACGCAAGAACAACCGGAAGGCGGTCCTGCGATCCCTGTACGGGGCCGTCGAGCACAACCGCCCCGAGGTCAACGGTTCGGCGCTGCGCGCCGAGCTGGGCCTGCCCGACGAGGATCTCTCCGCCGCCTGCGCCTATCTGGCCGACGAGGGCCTGATCAGTGTGGACTGGACATCACACCACACCCCCGCCACCGTCGCGCTGACACATGAGGGCATCCGTCTGATGGAGGAGCAGGAGGAGGAACAAAGAGGAGCATGAGGATCGGGCGAAGCCGGAGGAGGCACCGCCGGACGACTGACCCGTCCTCTTCTCGCCCGTCCTCTTCTCCTCGTCCAGAGGTAAGCTGACCGCACCGAGAACTTTTCGCGCAGCGCGACCGGCGGTGCCGTTCCCGGCGAGCGACGAAACGGGCAGTCGTCCGACGACTCCCGGGACGGAACCGCACGAGGGAACCCGACGGAACACCGGCCGAAGGCGCTTCCTCGGCCCATGCGCACACGTATCGCATGCCCACGCCTCGCCTGGCCTCACCCCGGACGTCCGCCACGGCCCGCTGGACGGGACCTGGTGGCCGCGCTGCGCTGCACTGGAGCTCGAACTTCCCTCGCTCGCCGGCTCCTTGGAACCGGACCCGGACATGACGGTACGGGTCACCGTGGACCCCGCCGAATGGCCCGACACCCCGCGCAGCGTCATGGCGCCCGGACGGGTGATCGCCGTGGAGCCGGCCGGCCCCGGAGGCGAGACGCACGTCATCTCCCTGGACTGCGGCTCCGTGGGACGCTGGGTGCTCCTGGTCGTCCCGCCGGATGAGCCGGCCGGAACAGCCGCCCGGCTGCTGGCCGCCGCGGCCGACCCCGAGAACCCGCTCACCGCGGCCCGCATGCTGGCCCTCTCCGAGACCGATCGCCTCGGGGACACGACAGGGGAGGCGGAATGAGGCACGCCGGCCCTGGGGCGCCCACGGCCGGCACCCTCATCCCGCCGTGCCGCCCATCCCTACGCGAGCCGTTGACCGCGCGAGGTGGAGCGCCCGCACTCTTCGAGGAATACCCATCGTCCGCGCACACGGCGAGCTGGACAGGCAGACGGTAGCGCCCCTGGCCCGCGCTCCGGCCGAAGCCCGACCAGCCATGCCCGGCACTTCGCATCCGCGTCGGCGAGAAGCTGGTACCCCCTAGGCCAGGCGGCGGCAGGCATCCCCTCAAAGACCTCCCGGAGGCATTCAACTTTGCAAAAGCGAATGACATGGCCTGCTGGTCGCCGAGGTACGCGGGACGCATCTACCGCAGGCGTGTGTCATCACTACGCCCTCGCGTCAAGTGCTCGGTGGAGGAGAGCCCGGGGGGGTACCGTGCCACCGCCGGAGCTGCAGCACACCCGCCCGGAAGCCCCCGCCGGCCGCGCCTGTAGGGGCTTGCCTTCGAACGCACCTCTCACCGGCGCTCTCACATGTCTGTCACCAACTACGTCGACTTCCCCGAACCGCGATGCCCTGACCTGCTATCATACGCCCGGGCTGGACTGGCGTAGACGCCCCTGGACGGTCTCTACAACCTGTGCCATGTGGTACCCAGTGAGGGACCCAAGATCAGGACCGGAGCGTCTTCTGGCCCGTCAAAGCGGTATTGCAGGGTGTTCGGGGGTGTCTCACTCACGCCCCAGACCCTCTCACGTCTCACGACTGCCCCTG
This genomic interval from Streptomyces sp. NBC_00557 contains the following:
- a CDS encoding PP2C family protein-serine/threonine phosphatase: MTGGERQGPGEGSARSERFGEEFLGVLLDQGHELPPHELGPLVARQTGMLDGRETSLFLQDYGQVWLVPLPGDGLVAGEPQPIDGSDAGRAFQEARPVEVPQAGGVRVYLPLLDGGDQVGVLAVTLDRLQDDDRRLLRRLASLVADMLVTKHGYTDLFFRLRRREPMSVAAEIQWSLLPPLAMSTPRVELAGMLEPAYDVAGDSFDYALNGDVLHVAMVDAMGHGLDAATMATVVIGAYRHARRISVGLSEIYTFMDRAVAEQFGPDHFVTAQMMRLNTATGRLQWVNAGHPAPLLIRGHRVVRRLQGPTTLPVGFGGHEPRISEVALIPGDRILCFTDGLIEERDVGGEEFSEEQLIGWVNRLEPTAQQIRTVARSLSHTLQRARGGITTDDATLLLIEWRGSATDDLAFLE
- a CDS encoding DUF5994 family protein codes for the protein MTATIPFTPAVGDRAPSSSPLRLTLARAGAPPALIDGAWWPRSRNLTEELPALVECLDPLWGRITRIAVSRTLWPVIPGEVPAHGHMVRVGWSNAGQDPHKLLLLSHTFGRWDLLVIPPETAPATAARLMATATDPSRSLTATGLIHEAERFRAAAEAAADSDSLREAVWDSEGGHDAPPPRLTHS
- a CDS encoding DUF5994 family protein; amino-acid sequence: MDSTEGISRTGFHAGSSSARDETRGAAKAARRRVRIMPATLHQPLPQHEPVAAPAARLAMKTDGPSRGLLDGAWWPRSRDLLSELPALTDVLDPLWGRITRIAVNPKYWPVIPHEIPVGGHVVKVGWFTPEIDPHKLLLLSYGTGRWDLLVIPPETETESAARLMAAASDYDGPPLTASALIAADETRHAISAADRPLEPDEAGKHEEDGPASAAVPAGTDRASRLVIGM
- a CDS encoding slipin family protein, with protein sequence MQALIVLIVVIGLLAVLALALSVKVVKQYEKGVLFRFGRLVGTRSPGLRFIIPFVDALHRVSLRVVTMPIQSQGIITRDNVSVDVSAVAYFRVVDAVKSVVAVENVNAAINQIAQTTLRKVVGRHTLDETLSETDRINLDIRQILDVTTVDWGVQVTLVELKDIQLPDTMKRAMARQAEAEREKRAKIINAEGESLAAAALGDASDTMMAHPLALQLRNLQSLVEIGVDQNTTVVFPAPLMSTIGELGSFLARETAAAAPAAAAPPAGTGRTDTSLSPADSASGTAA
- a CDS encoding ATP-binding protein gives rise to the protein MTGWRVRDYTQDDLEAVIRVDMQSGTTEEPPLFPLSDAVTALQTRHPAVVATADDVLIGAAVSRVEGERAWILRICMAPGWRQRGLGSALITALEQRLFAAGVRAVHAVLPEGETGATALRNCDFGARPGLVFFEKRGPVTPQSAGTLSSLGAELPPGGLWQKVAGMQREKQLIERRLVLPLAHPELAAQHGVELPRAVMLFGPPGTGKSTFAHAIASRLGWPFLELFPARLAAEYGLATGLNRRFDEIARLDHVLVFIDEVEEVAGERGGADATAVGVVNELLKAIVRFRSQDGRLLVCATNNVTTLDSAFLRHGRFDYVLPIGPPDHTARTALWESYLARAGARADSAVLASASEGFTPADIAHAARTVSQAQFERTFDTGTRTTPSTDDYLDTIRDTKPTVSAAMAQDFAQQTEEFARI
- a CDS encoding DUF5994 family protein encodes the protein MADSDTPDFPRLLPDAVHRSVHPGTALLRLETTHAREGILDGAWWPRSRDIGAELPSLISALTEHLGPVTRVGLDGSAWDGLPTRVVVDDRVVHIDSFPVGDDTVLITRGEGDLFSLLLVPPDTSPDAARAAMARAVRADNVTEARQILIDTGSDTPPAPA
- a CDS encoding DUF5994 family protein is translated as MPVTIDRTTSSRRAPPQPARLSLTPAPGGLDGIWWPRSRALTRELPTLTAALGERWGRVTGVTVHPAYWPVIPHWVSVAGRTVQVGWSTEAQDPHRLTLSLPDGRRDVLVIPPETGAGAAAQLMTGDGTEAPAREEAADRIDARIGEEAWETDGGAGRPSSFPPRPIGSAGPSPAGRRR
- a CDS encoding magnesium transporter CorA family protein: MVTRTRLYHDGTLVLEDFPASDVAAHLADPASVLWLDLYRPGPAEFTMIGQEFGIHELALEDAAHRGQRPKLDRYRTHEFLSAYAVTVSPDGAQLTYSEIAVFLTSQAMITVRKDDGLDIEDVVARWDESPDLAGHGVGFLLHGLLDHLVDGHFAAVQQLDDSIEDLEGLLFAAGRREIEAVQRRVFALRKSLVQLRRVVLPMREVVNTLMRPGLHLINDPLAPYYQDVYDHVLRATEWTESLRDLVASVMETNLSVQANRMNLIMKKVTSWAAIIAVPTAITGYYGQNLPYPGFGRESGFVTSAAVIVLLSALLYLTFKRKDWL
- a CDS encoding DUF5994 family protein, coding for MPFPASDETGSRPTTPGTEPHEGTRRNTGRRRFLGPCAHVSHAHASPGLTPDVRHGPLDGTWWPRCAALELELPSLAGSLEPDPDMTVRVTVDPAEWPDTPRSVMAPGRVIAVEPAGPGGETHVISLDCGSVGRWVLLVVPPDEPAGTAARLLAAAADPENPLTAARMLALSETDRLGDTTGEAE